Below is a window of Saccharomonospora viridis DSM 43017 DNA.
TGACGTGGACGTCGTGTTCGTCGGAGGAGACGACATCCCCGTGGCCACGCGTCTTGCGACCGCGCTGATGCGAATAGTGGGGCAATCGTGCTTCGAACTCGACGCCGCATTGCGACCCGAGGGTAAAGCCGGCGCGTTGGTGCGGTCGTTGGACAGCTACGAGTCGTACTACACCAGGTGGGCGCGTACCTGGGAATTCCAGGCACTGCTCAAAGCAAGACCGGTGGCGGGGGACGTCGAGCTCGGGCAACGTTACGCCGAGCTCATCGCGCCCATGGTCTGGTCGGCGGCCGAGCGGGATGATTTCGTGGTCGACGTGCAGCGGATGCGCCGTCGAGTCGAACGACACGTGCCCGTGGAGATCGTCGACCGCGAGCTCAAACTCGGACGCGGAGGACTGCGTGACGTCGAATTCGCCGTGCAGCTGTTGCAGCTCGTACATGGGCGTGTCGACACCACTTTGCGTTCCCCATCCACTGTGGATGCCCTGGAAGCCTTGGGAGTGGGGGGATATGTGGGGCGAGTCGACGCCGCGGAGTTGCGCGAATCGTACGAATTCCTGCGCACCGTGGAACATCGGTTGCAATTGAGGGGATTGCGTCGCACCCACTTGTTCCCCGAACAGGACGATGTGGAACGACTGCGATGGCTCGCACGCGCCTGCGCCATACGACCGGCGAAGGGGAAACCGGAAAACGAGATTCTGACCTCCGAGTTCCGCAGGCACGTACGGCGCATCCGCAGACTGCACGAAAAACTGTTCTACCGCCCCTTGTTGGAGGCGGTGTCGAAGGTCCCGACCGAGGCTTTGCGGCTTACGACCGAACAGGCGGCCAGCAGGCTCGCCGCGCTCGGATACCTCGCGCCGGACGGTGCGTTGCGGCATATCCAAGCGTTGACGTCGGGGGTGTCCCGGCGAGCGGCGATCCAGAAGACACTGCTACCCGTCCTACTGGATCTACTCGCTGACACACCCGATGCCGACGGAGGGTTGCTGGCGTATCGGCGCGTATCCGAAGCGCTGGCCGACACCCCCTGGTACCTGCGAGTGCTCAGAGACGAGGCCGCGGTCGTGGAACGCCTCGCCACGATACTCGGCATGTCGCGACTGGTGCCGGACCTTCTGGTGAGAGCACCGGAAGTGCTGCGACTGCTGGGGAATCGGGAGGAGTTGGCGGGGAAGTCCGTCGAGGAGGCGGCGCGATCGCTACGTATCGCCTCGGACAGACAATCAGGACTGAAAGCCGCGGTGGCTACGGCACGGTCGTTGCGGCGGCACGAACTGCTGCGGGTGGCGTGTGCGGACCTGCTGGGACTGATGGACGTGAACGCGGTCTGTGTGGCGTTGTCGTCGGTGTGGACCGCGGTACTGCAGGTTGCGCTGTCAGCGGCGATCAGACAGCGCACAACGGACACGGGCAGTGAGCACGCGCGGATCGCGGTGATCGGCATGGGGCGTCTCGGAGGTGAGGAACTCGGTTACGGGTCCGATGCGGACGTGCTGTTCGTGTGCGAACCCGTGAACGGCGCCACCAATGAAGAAGCCGTCAAGTTCGCCACCGCCGTGGCCGAGGCGGTACGGGGAACCCTCGGGGCCCCGAGCCAGGACCCGCCGTTGGTGGTGGACACCGATCTCCGACCGGAGGGACGCAGTGGACCTTTGGTGCGCACGCTTGATTCCTACCGCGCCTATTACGCGCGATGGGGGATGGCATGGGAGGCGCAGGCACTGCTGCGCGCCCGCGTGGTAGCGGGTGACGACGATCTCGGCGCCAGATTCATCGACAT
It encodes the following:
- a CDS encoding bifunctional [glutamine synthetase] adenylyltransferase/[glutamine synthetase]-adenylyl-L-tyrosine phosphorylase, with translation MAERDRPAASVARYGFTDRRAQDMLRAVGWWTDDGPSDTAADVLGALARTPDPDLALHSVDRLRTVDEESWQEINDTLRTNTAFRARLLGVLGYSTVLGDLLASRPGQWRRLVPASLTATRDYESRLAEAVSSEGDVLTGPTAVRSLRMAYRELLLEIAAEDLAHVVESELPRPSLTDVTRALTELAEAALRAGLLIAQREVGHSADGTLAIIAMGKCGARELNYVSDVDVVFVGGDDIPVATRLATALMRIVGQSCFELDAALRPEGKAGALVRSLDSYESYYTRWARTWEFQALLKARPVAGDVELGQRYAELIAPMVWSAAERDDFVVDVQRMRRRVERHVPVEIVDRELKLGRGGLRDVEFAVQLLQLVHGRVDTTLRSPSTVDALEALGVGGYVGRVDAAELRESYEFLRTVEHRLQLRGLRRTHLFPEQDDVERLRWLARACAIRPAKGKPENEILTSEFRRHVRRIRRLHEKLFYRPLLEAVSKVPTEALRLTTEQAASRLAALGYLAPDGALRHIQALTSGVSRRAAIQKTLLPVLLDLLADTPDADGGLLAYRRVSEALADTPWYLRVLRDEAAVVERLATILGMSRLVPDLLVRAPEVLRLLGNREELAGKSVEEAARSLRIASDRQSGLKAAVATARSLRRHELLRVACADLLGLMDVNAVCVALSSVWTAVLQVALSAAIRQRTTDTGSEHARIAVIGMGRLGGEELGYGSDADVLFVCEPVNGATNEEAVKFATAVAEAVRGTLGAPSQDPPLVVDTDLRPEGRSGPLVRTLDSYRAYYARWGMAWEAQALLRARVVAGDDDLGARFIDIVNPLRYPEGGLSTEKTREIRRIKARVETERLPRSADPTTHTKFGRGGLADVEWTVQLWQLWHAHEIAELRTTSTLAALRALANAELVDSDDVDALARAWELATRARNITMLVKGKPSDQLPTSGRELAAVARAFGYSADDDPGEFLDNYRRVTRRAHAVAQRLFYES